The sequence below is a genomic window from Massilia oculi.
CCTGAACTTCGGCGGCCTGTTCCTGTACATCGCGGCGGCGCCGGTCATGCTGCCCGAAAGCCTGGGCCTGGGGCCGTCGCAATTCGCCTGGCTGTTCGTGCCGACCGTGAGCGGGATCTTCCTCGGCTCGCTGATGGCCAACCGCCTGGCCGGCAGGATGGACTTCGCGCGCCAGATCCGCATCGGCTACTTCTTCATGCTGGGGGCGGTGGCCTTCAACGTGACCTACCACGCGTTCCTGCCGCCGGCGCTGCCGTGGACGGTGGCGCCGATGTTCTTCTTCACCTTCGGCAGCTCGCTGATCGCGCCCGGCGCGACCCTGCTGGCGCTCGACCTGTTCCCGCACATCCGCGGCACCGTGGCCTCGTGCCAGTCCTTCGTCTCGACCCTGCTGGGCGCGATCGTGGCCGGCGTCGTCGCCCCGATGCTGTCGCACTCGGTGCTGGCGCTGGCCGTCGGCCAGATGTTCTTCGTGCTGGTCTCGCTGGCGTTCTGGGACACGGCGCGGCGCCACCGGCGCAAATTGCGTGCGCGGGGAGAACACGTCCCCTGAGTGCGAACCCGGCGCATGCCGGGTGTTTGTGCCTGAAATTCACGAAATTTTATGCAACAGTCGTATCGATGCAACAAGCATAAGTCTGCTTTTCCTCTGTCTTACAGTTAGAGCCAGCCTTCGGCAAGAGTTACTATTGAAACTATTGTTCCTGATCAGAAATGTATATATGCTACGATACGTTTTTTACATCCGGAGCAGAGGGCAATTCACGCGCCTGTTCCATTGACTGAAGTGCCAGATGTTGTGGCCGCCCCGGGTAGCGGGCAACGCCACCAACCCAATCTTCGACAAGTGGCGGCCGTGCTAGAAAACATGCACCAATCCGACCAGGACATTCGCAATCGTTTGCTGATTGCCCGTCTGCCGGCCATGCCGCAGATCCTGGTCAAGCTGATCGAGCACCTGCAGGCCGACGACCTCGGCATGCCGGAACTCGCCGCCCTGATCGCGAAGGATGCCGGCGTGACCGGCAAGCTGCTGGCGGTCGCCAACAGCTCCGCCTACCACCGCCACACGCGCAGCGCCGACCTCGAGCAATCGCTGGTGGCGCTCGGCACCGACATGATCAAGACCCTGGTCATCAGCGATTCGGTGTTCCAGACTTTCAACAGCTTTCCCCATTCGAACAGCACCGACCTGCGCGCGTTCTGGAAGCATTCGCTCAGCGCGGCGGTGCTGGCGCGCGACGTGGCGCGCGCGATCGACTACGCGCATCCCGAAGAAGCCTACCTGGCCGGCCTGCTGCACAACGTCGGCCGGCTGGCGCTGCTGGCCGCGGCGCCCAAGGAATACGGCTTCAACTTCACCGCGCGCGACGACGACGACCTGTGCGCGGTCGAGCAGCGCACCCTGCAGATCACCCACACCGAGGCCGGCGCCTGGCTGATCGAGCGCTGGCAGCTCGATTCCTTCCTGGCGGACGCGGTGCTCTACCACCACGAACCGAGCGAGCGGCTCGAGTCCAGCCATCCGCTGATCCGCATCGTGCGCCTGGCGCACGTGCTGTCCCATCATGCGGACGATGCGACGATGGTGAGCGAGGCCGGCGCGCTGTGCGGCGTCGACGCCGCGCAGGCGGCCCGGCTGGTCGAGAAGGCCGCGCGCCAGGTCGAGCAGGCCGCCGCCCACCTGGGCATCGACCTGGCGGGCGCCGACGACATCCCGAGGCCACCGGCCTACGCGCCGCCGCCGCCCGTCGATCCGGTGCAGCAGCGCCTGAACGAGGAAGTGCGCAATATGGTGCTGGTGTCCGAAGTCGGCCAGAGCCTGGCGCGCCAGCAGGGCGAGTCGGGCCTGCTGGACGCGATGACGCGCACCGCGCGCATCCTGTTCGATTTCGACAGCGCCGTGGTGCTGCTCGAGAACCCGACCGGCCAGCTGCTTGCCGGCGCCCCGACCTTCGGCGCGCAGCGCATCGCCGAGTTCACGTTGCCGCTGGCGAAAGGCGGCCCGGTTGCGCGCAGCGCGCTGGAACGCCGTCCGGCCTTCGTGCAGCGCGACCGCCAGCGGGATCAGCTGGGCCTGGCCGAGGAACAGCTGCTGCGCATGCTCGGCACCGACAGCCTGGTGGTGGTGCCGCTGGTCGCCGGTCCGCGCTGCCTGGGCGTGCTGGTCGGCGGCGTGCCGGGCTGGCAGCTGCCGCATTGCCAGCGCCGCGAGCGCTTCATGCAGGCCTTCGGCGCGCAGGCCGCGAGCGCGCTGGAAAACCTGCTGCTCGAGCGCGGCCACGCGCGGCGCCAGCTGGCCAGCGTGGCCGAGGAATTCCGCGACGCCTCGCGCCGCGTGATCCACGAAGTGAACAATCCGCTGGCGATCATCAAGAACTACCTCAGTGTCCTGGACGGCAAGCTGGCGCGCCAGGAGCCGGTGGGCGGCGAGCTGTCGATCCTGAACGAAGAGATCGACCGCGTCGGCCAGCTGATCGGCAGCCTGGCCGACCAGAGGACGCCGGACGCCGTTCCGCGTCCGCTCGATGCGGCCAAGGTGGTGGACGACGTGCTGCGCCTGTTCCGCGGCAGCGGTTACGTGCCGGCCACGACCCAGATCGTGGCGCGCATGGAAGGCGATGGCGCGATCGAGGGCGAACCCGACGTGCTCAAGCAGATCCTGGTGAATCTGATCAAGAACGCGGTCGAGGCCCTGGGCTCGCGCCCGGCGGGGCGGATCGAGATCGTCAACCGCGGCCACGTGAACCGCGAGCGCCGGGTCTACCTGGAACTCGTCGTCAGCGACAACGGCCCGGGCCTGTCGCGCGAGGTGCTGGCCAACCTGTTTTCTCCGGTCAGGAGCGCCAAGGACGGCGCCAACGCCGGCGCCAACCGCGGCCTGGGCCTGTCGATCGTCCACGGCTTGGTCAAGCAGCTGGACGGCCACATCGCCTGCCGCAGCGGCAGCGCCGGCACTTCCTTTGAAATCCTCTTGCCGGCGTGGTCCGGCGCCGGTGCGGCCCCCGCGCTGCCGGCGCGCGCCCTCGGTTCCGCTTAACCCTCACCATGCACGCGCATCCCGCCAACATGCTTCCCGGCGAACCCGCTCCCTTTTCCCAGACTCTCGAGACCGACAGCCAGCCGCGCCTGCTGCTGGTCGACGACGAGCCACGCCTGCTGTCCTCGCTGTACGAACTGCTTCAGGGGCGCGGCTACCGCCTGGTCACCGCGCCGTCGGGGACTGAAGCCCTGGCTCAGCTGTCTCGCCAGCACTTCGACCTCGTCCTGCTCGACCTGCGCCTGCCCGACATCGGCGGCCACGAGATCATGGACTTCATCAACCAGAAGGGGATCGACGCCGACGTCATCGTGATGAGCGGCGAGATCGGCATCGACGCCGCGATCGGCGCGCTCAAGCGCGGCGCCTACAGCTACCTGCGCAAGCCCTACAGCCGCGAGGAGCTGCTCTCCACCGTGAGCAATGCGCTGCAGCGGCGGCGCCTGACGCTGGATAACGCGCGCATCGCGAACCAGCTCGAGAACTCCGAGAAGATGTACCGCTACCTGGTGGACTCGTCGCCGGACATCATCTATACGCTGAACCACGAGGGCCGCTTCACTTTTGTGAACGACCGCGCCTACCAGCTGCTCGGCTACACCCGCGAGGAGCTGATCGGCCAGCATTACTCG
It includes:
- a CDS encoding HDOD domain-containing protein, coding for MHQSDQDIRNRLLIARLPAMPQILVKLIEHLQADDLGMPELAALIAKDAGVTGKLLAVANSSAYHRHTRSADLEQSLVALGTDMIKTLVISDSVFQTFNSFPHSNSTDLRAFWKHSLSAAVLARDVARAIDYAHPEEAYLAGLLHNVGRLALLAAAPKEYGFNFTARDDDDLCAVEQRTLQITHTEAGAWLIERWQLDSFLADAVLYHHEPSERLESSHPLIRIVRLAHVLSHHADDATMVSEAGALCGVDAAQAARLVEKAARQVEQAAAHLGIDLAGADDIPRPPAYAPPPPVDPVQQRLNEEVRNMVLVSEVGQSLARQQGESGLLDAMTRTARILFDFDSAVVLLENPTGQLLAGAPTFGAQRIAEFTLPLAKGGPVARSALERRPAFVQRDRQRDQLGLAEEQLLRMLGTDSLVVVPLVAGPRCLGVLVGGVPGWQLPHCQRRERFMQAFGAQAASALENLLLERGHARRQLASVAEEFRDASRRVIHEVNNPLAIIKNYLSVLDGKLARQEPVGGELSILNEEIDRVGQLIGSLADQRTPDAVPRPLDAAKVVDDVLRLFRGSGYVPATTQIVARMEGDGAIEGEPDVLKQILVNLIKNAVEALGSRPAGRIEIVNRGHVNRERRVYLELVVSDNGPGLSREVLANLFSPVRSAKDGANAGANRGLGLSIVHGLVKQLDGHIACRSGSAGTSFEILLPAWSGAGAAPALPARALGSA